A region from the Osmerus eperlanus chromosome 11, fOsmEpe2.1, whole genome shotgun sequence genome encodes:
- the LOC134029297 gene encoding P2Y purinoceptor 3, translated as MQLFPLEVFPTGTFSTQTFSSELYSDEDLYLSETYEQDDVYNATRPIHPRCTYKEDFKRILLPAVYTAVFLVGLPLNAVVMLKISRTRTNLSRSNIYMLNLATADFLYVLSLPLLIYNYASHDYWPFGELACKLVRFQFYSNLHGSILFLTCISLQRYLGICHPLASWHKQGGRRLAWRVCLAVWLVVAVLCAPTLHFAATGKQRNRTVCYDMSPPDRSSSYYPYGMALTCLGFLLPFTAVVACYCRMACILCRPATCGDVSVAAGAKRDRAVRMIVVVVAVFAISFLPFHVTKTMYLLVRTLPGAPCHTRNLFSIVYKCTRPFASMNSVLDPILFYFTQPRFRKSTRKLVLKVTSHRTKGTQV; from the exons ATGCAGCTGTTTCCCTTAGAGGTGTTCCCCACAGGAACGTTCTCTACCCAAACCTTTTCATCGGAACTGTACTCCGACGAGGACCTCTACCTATCCGAGACTTATGAACAGGACGACGTTTACAACGCCACAAGGCCCATCCACCCACGATGTACCTACAAGGAGGACTTCAAACGCATCCTGCTCCCTGCAGTCTACACCGCGGTCTTCCTGGTCGGCCTGCCGTTGAACGCCGTGGTCATGCTGAAGATCTCCAGGACGAGAACCAACCTGAGCCGCAGCAACATCTACATGCTCAACCTGGCCACGGCGGACTTCCTGTATGTGCTGTCACTTCCTCTGCTCATCTACAACTACGCCAGCCACGATTACTGGCCCTTTGGGGAACTGGCCTGCAAACTGGTCAGGTTTCAGTTCtacag taACCTCCATGGCAGTATCTTGTTCCTGACCTGCATCAGCTTACAGCGCTACCTGGGCATCTGCCACCCCCTGGCCAGCTGGCATAAGCAGGGTGGCCGCAGGCTGGCCTGGAGGGTGTGCCTGGCCGTGTGGCTGGTCGTCGCCGTCCTCTGTGCCCCCACCTTGCACTTCGCCGCCACAGGAAAGCAGCGCAACCGCACGGTCTGCTACGACATGAGCCCGCCAGACCGCTCATCCAGTTACTACCCCTACGGGATGGCACTCACCTGCCTGGGCTTCCTCTTGCCTTTCACAGCCGTGGTGGCATGCTACTGCCGCATGGCCTGCATCTTGTGCCGGCCGGCAACCTGCGGGGACGTTTCCGTGGCGGCCGGGGCGAAACGCGACAGGGCGGTGCGGATgatcgtggtggtggtggcagtgTTCGCCATCAGCTTCCTGCCCTTTCACGTCACCAAGACCATGTATCTGCTGGTGCGCACCCTGCCGGGGGCTCCCTGCCACACGAGGAACCTGTTCTCCATCGTCTACAAGTGCACCCGGCCCTTCGCCAGCATGAACAGTGTTCTAGACCCCATCCTGTTCTACTTCACCCAGCCTCGCTTCCGCAAGAGCACCAGGAAGCTGGTGCTCAAGGTCACCTCGCACAGGACCAAGGGAACCCAGGTGTGA